In Blattabacterium sp. DPU, the genomic window ACTAATTAGAACAAAGAAAGGAATTAAAAAATTAGGAATAAGCATCCAAAAATGTATGGAATTATAGATTTCTTCTCTTTTTATAAAAAAAGTAATTTCTTCTGGTATATTTCCATACCAATAAAGTAAAAATTGCGAGAACCAAAAATATGTCCATAATAAACTACTAGAAAATAAATATTTACTCAAATCATGTAAATGATTTTTGTTAAAAAAAGGAAAATATCCTTTCTTATTCATATAAATAGCGATTATTGTGATCGTACTAATCCCTGTTATAATAAAACTACTCAAGACATACCAACTAAATAAAGTACTGAACCAGTGTGGATTTAAAGACATAATCCAATCCCATATCATAAATATAGAAATAAAAGAAAAAAATATAATAAAAAGAATAGATCTAAAATATAATTTTTTATAATCATTTAAAGAATGTGATGTATATAATACACAAGATATTTTTTTAATACTTGAATAAAAAAAACTACACCCTAATACATAAATTAGACTTCTTACTAAAAAAAATGGAATATTCAAAAATAATTTTTTATTCTCAATAATTTTATCATATAAATTGGGATTCATCCAATGAAATATATGAATCATATTCATTGTATTTAATAAAAAAACAATAAAAATCATAAATCCTCCATATGGAATAAAAGAAGAAATTTTCTCCATAATAGGATGAATGATAACGGACCATCCTGATTTTGAAACATTTTGTATACTTAAAAAAAATAATGATCCTAGAGATATAGAAGTAAAATAAAAAATGGAAATATATAATATGGGCCAAGGATTATGATCTTCTATTATAGAATCTTTTTTTTCTATTTCTGTAAAAACTGTAAAATTTTTTTTATTCCCCATCAAAATTTGATCTAAAGAAATAAAAATAAAACCTATGATTATTACCATAAAAATGATAATTTTTTTATTTAAAAATGCATACATCTTTATTTATTTTTTAGATTTTAGAAACATAACATATTCTGATACTCTCCATCTATCTATTTCATTTAATTGCGAAGCATAAGAATTCATATTATTTTTTCCATATGTAATGACATAATAAATACTTCCAATAGTGATATCTCTATCTTTGTAATTAGGAATTCCAAAGATTTTTTCGTTTTTTACTAATTCTCCTTCTCCATCTCCATTTCTACCATGACAGATAGAACAATTTATTTGAAATAATTTTTCTCCTTTTTTGATTGTAATTTCCTTTTTTTCGTAATGTATATTATGTAATGGATTTTGAATTATATTTTTATAGTAATTTAATTTTTTATTTTGAATATCCATAAAACTATAAAATGAATCATTCCTAGAAACTGTCCCTTCTACCGGAAATAAAGAAGAAGTTTTTCCTTTTGAAAACAAAGGAATTTTAATTTGTTTAGCTTTTTTATTATTGTAATTGAAATAAGGATCTGAATAAGGCTCATATGCTTCTGAATAATACATATCTGGCATATATACTGCGTTAGGTTTAGTTTTATCAAACCAACAAGAATTTATTAAAAATATGAATAAAAACGTATTTAAAATAATAAAGATTTTATAAAAATATTTCATACTAACTTTTTTAGTTTATTTATATCTAATATTTTTTGATCATAATCTCTATTGCTCCATTTTTTTTTAATAAATCTATCAATTTTTCAGCATTTTTTTTAGTATGAATTTCGATTAAAAACATGTTATCTGTAGTTCTGGGATCCGGATTTTTGGGAATACGTCCCGGAAATAATCGACATTGAATTAGATAAGTAATACACATAAAATGTGCGGAAAAATAAATGGAAAATTCAAATATAACAGGAATGAAAGAAGGAAGGTTTTTAATCCAAGAAAAAGATGGTTTTCCTCCAATATTTTGAGGCCAATCCCAAATCATAGTATACCAAGTCAATGCACAAGCAATACATAATCCTAATAATCCATATATAAAAGAGAAAAAAGATAAATTTGTTTTTTTTAATTTTAACACTTGAGTTAAATTATGAATGGGAAAAGGAGAATAAACCTCATATATCTCATAGTTATGAGAGTGTATAATTTTGATACTTTTTATCAAATAAGTATCATTATTATATAATGCATGTATGTTCATTTCATTATTTTTTATTATAATCCGTTTTTAATATTGTTTTTAATTCTGATTGTGAAATAACAGGAAAAGTGCGGATATATAACAGATAAAGAATAAAAAATAAACCTATAGTTCCTATAAAAATTCCAACATCTACAAATGAAGGAATAAAACCAGTCCAAGAAGAAGGAAGATAATCATGACTAAGATTTAAAACAATAATATCAAATCTTTCAAACCACATTCCAATATTTATGATTATAGCTATAACATAAGACCAAAAAAAACTTCTTCTTACAGATTTTATCCATAAAAATTGAGGTATAATAATATTACAAATAATTAAAGACCAAAAAGCCCACCAAAATGGTCCTTTAGCCGCTTCCACAGAAAAATAAATAAATTTTTCAAAAGCATTTCCTGAATACCAAGCAAGAATAAATTCTGAAATATATGCTAATAAAACAATTCCTCCTGTTAATAAAATAATCATATTCATATATTCGATATGATTTCTAGTAATATAACTTTCTAAAGAAAGAACTTTTCTTGCTACTCCTAATAAAGTTTGAACCATAGCGAACCCTGAAAATATAGCTCCTGCTACAAAATAAGGAGGGAATATTGTGCTATGCCAACCCTTAATGACAGAAGTGGAAAAATCAAAGGAAACTATGGTGTGTACAGAAAATACTAATGGAGTACATAATCCAGCTAAAATTAAGGATAGTTCTTCAAATCTTTGCCAATCTTTTGATGTTCCTCCCCATCCGAAACTAAGAATACTATATATTTTCTTTTGAAAAGGATCTGAAATACGATCTCGTATCATAGCAAAATCAGGAATTAATCCCATAAACCAAAATACTGTAGAAACGGAAAAATAAGTACTAATAGCAAATACATCCCATAATAAAGGAGAATTAAAATTAGGCCATAAAGTTCCAAATTGATTAGGAATAGGTAAAACCCAATGAGCATTCCATGGTCTTCCCATATGAATAATAGGAAATAATCCAGCTTGGATTACTGCAAAAATAGTCATTGCTTCTGCAGAACGATTAATGGATAAACGCCATTTTTGACGAAATAATAATAAAACAGCTGAAATCAAAGTACCAGCATGACCTATTCCTACCCACCAAACAAAATTTGTAATATCCCAAGCCCAATTAATTGTTCTATTTAAACCCCATACACCTATACCAGTGCCAATTGTATAAAAAATACATCCTAATCCCCATAAAAAAGCTAAAATAGAAATAAAAAAAGAGATCCACCATAAATTTCCTGCTTTATTTTTTATAGGATTAAATATATCATCGGTAATATTTTTAAGAGTTTTTTTTCCTAATATTAAGGGTTTTCTTGTAGAAGATTCATAATGATTAAACATAATTTTTTCTATTCTATTTCATTTTTTTTATTTCTAATTTTCAATTGATAAAATACATTAGGTCTTACGCCTAGAAAATCTAATAGTTTATAAGATCTAGTATTTTTTATTTTTTTAGAAATAAGACTATTCGGATCATTTACATCTCCAAAAGTAATAGCTTTGGTAGGACAAGAAATACTGCAAGCTGTTTCAAATTCTTCGTCTTTAACTTTTCTATTTTCTTTTTTTGCAATTCCTATAGCATGTTGTGTTTTTTGTATACATAAAGAACATTTTTCCATTACTCCTCTTGTTCTGACAACTACATCTGGATTGAGTACCATTTTTCCTAGAGTATTGTTCATGTTAAAATCAAATTTTTGATTATTAGCATAATTAAACCAATTAAATCGTCTTACTTTATAAGGGCAATTATTAGCACAATAACGAGTTCCTACACAACGATTGTAGGCCATCATATTTTGACCTTGTTCTCCATGAGAAGTTGCTCCAACTGGACATACTGTTTCACAAGGAGCATGCTCACAATGTTGACACATAATAGGTTGAAAAGATACTTTTGGATTTTGAAAAATATCTTTTTCATCATTCTTTTCTTTATTTTGATTATCATCATTATATGGAGAATAATATCTATCTATACGTAACCAATGCATATCTCTAGATTTTTTTATTTCCTCTTTTCCAACAATAGGAACATTATTTTCAGAATGACATGCAATTATACAAGCTCCACATCCAATACAAGCGTTTAAATCAATAGATAAATTAAAATGATGTCCATTTTTTTTTTCTTTATTTTGATTTTTACGATTATTTCGATTCCAAATCGAAATTTCTTCTGGAGAAAACATTCCTTTATGAGTTAAAACTTTTTCTTCTTCATTCCAAATTTCCTTTGGATTATTTAATAATATATCTAAATTTGTTTCTTTTACTAAATTTCTTCCTACCGTAGTGTGATGTAATTGTACACAAGCAAATTTATGTATTTTATCTACTTTTTTTATTTGTATATTATTTTGTATGATTAAAAAATTTTCATAGATTCTATAAGCATTTTTTCCGTTAATTATTTCAGACAATTTTCCTTTTTTTTGACCATATCCAAAAGATAAACCTAAAGATCCTACAGCTTGTCCAGGTTGAATAAAAACAGGAATATTATGAATAATAATTTCATCATTTCTAATGAGATCTACACAAT contains:
- a CDS encoding c-type cytochrome, whose amino-acid sequence is MKYFYKIFIILNTFLFIFLINSCWFDKTKPNAVYMPDMYYSEAYEPYSDPYFNYNNKKAKQIKIPLFSKGKTSSLFPVEGTVSRNDSFYSFMDIQNKKLNYYKNIIQNPLHNIHYEKKEITIKKGEKLFQINCSICHGRNGDGEGELVKNEKIFGIPNYKDRDITIGSIYYVITYGKNNMNSYASQLNEIDRWRVSEYVMFLKSKK
- the nrfD gene encoding NrfD/PsrC family molybdoenzyme membrane anchor subunit, whose amino-acid sequence is MFNHYESSTRKPLILGKKTLKNITDDIFNPIKNKAGNLWWISFFISILAFLWGLGCIFYTIGTGIGVWGLNRTINWAWDITNFVWWVGIGHAGTLISAVLLLFRQKWRLSINRSAEAMTIFAVIQAGLFPIIHMGRPWNAHWVLPIPNQFGTLWPNFNSPLLWDVFAISTYFSVSTVFWFMGLIPDFAMIRDRISDPFQKKIYSILSFGWGGTSKDWQRFEELSLILAGLCTPLVFSVHTIVSFDFSTSVIKGWHSTIFPPYFVAGAIFSGFAMVQTLLGVARKVLSLESYITRNHIEYMNMIILLTGGIVLLAYISEFILAWYSGNAFEKFIYFSVEAAKGPFWWAFWSLIICNIIIPQFLWIKSVRRSFFWSYVIAIIINIGMWFERFDIIVLNLSHDYLPSSWTGFIPSFVDVGIFIGTIGLFFILYLLYIRTFPVISQSELKTILKTDYNKK
- a CDS encoding DUF3341 domain-containing protein, which gives rise to MNIHALYNNDTYLIKSIKIIHSHNYEIYEVYSPFPIHNLTQVLKLKKTNLSFFSFIYGLLGLCIACALTWYTMIWDWPQNIGGKPSFSWIKNLPSFIPVIFEFSIYFSAHFMCITYLIQCRLFPGRIPKNPDPRTTDNMFLIEIHTKKNAEKLIDLLKKNGAIEIMIKKY